The DNA region TCAATTAGGGTTAACCACCGACTTGATAGCATTTCTTTTAGACGCTGTTATAGCCATACTATTGTATAAAATTTTTAAACCTTTCAATAAAACACTGGCGATGGTGTCTTCGGCCTTTAGGCTAATAGCACATCCAGCTATAGGAAGTTTAAATTTATTAAATCACTATATGGCTCTTAAAGTATTAGAAACTGATAGTTTGTCAAATTCATTTAGTATAACTCAAGTTCAGAACATAAGCACCTTATTTATGGAAGCGCATCAGTATGGATATCTTATCGCAGGAACCTTTTTTGGAGTGCATTGCCTTTTATTGGCAATACTAATTTACAAATCCAATGTATTCCCAAAGGTGTTTGGTGGCCTATTCCTTGGTGCCGCAGCTGGTTATTTGATAGAAACGTTTGGAAATTTTAATTTTCCGGGTTATGAGGGTTATACGGCTCTTATCGTTGGTGTTTCGGCTGCTATTGGAGAGGTTGGATTAACTTTATATATGCTCATTAAAGGCACGACAACATCTTATAAAAACTTAAAAAACTTACCATTATGAACTCTTTAAAAATTAGCAATCTTAATCTAACCTACAAAAACGGTTACAACGCCATTAATGGTATTTCCTTAGATATTAAAAATGGCATGTTTGGGTTATTAGGTCCAAATGGGGCCGGAAAATCGTCTTTAATG from Tamlana crocina includes:
- a CDS encoding DUF4386 domain-containing protein codes for the protein MKSIKSFASMKLIRFTGALYLLVIICAGFSQGYVRGTLIVPGNAVETASNILQNKELFQLGLTTDLIAFLLDAVIAILLYKIFKPFNKTLAMVSSAFRLIAHPAIGSLNLLNHYMALKVLETDSLSNSFSITQVQNISTLFMEAHQYGYLIAGTFFGVHCLLLAILIYKSNVFPKVFGGLFLGAAAGYLIETFGNFNFPGYEGYTALIVGVSAAIGEVGLTLYMLIKGTTTSYKNLKNLPL